TTGTAATAAATGATTTGTTTGGTGGCAAAATGGTGCTGAGCCTACTTTAGCGAAagttttcatttttctggtAGTAAATGCAGATGGAAATACCAATTATGTTGTTCATTGTTCTCCAATTGATCTTATACTTTCCTTCCTTTACTCCTTTTGTTTGGTTTAAGTGGTACCTCTTCTGGTGATCATTTGGTTTTTGCAGATTTTCTTGTATGAGTAAATTGGTTTGTGTGTGTATGTGAGAAGAAGAGAGAGATATTTCTTCGTGCTCAATGCTAGAGAACTAAGTGAGACATTTCCTCTTGTTCAATGCTAGAGAACTAAATGAAAGAACAAACTCTAATATTTAGCAGGTCAAGGAAATTCAGATTCAGAGTGATAGAGAGATGTCCTCATGTTCAAAGATAGAGAACTAAATGAGAGGATACTCTAATGCTATATCAGAAGCAGCCATATAGTCAATAAGAAACTTTTAGAGGCATTCAGGGCTTGTTCAAGCAACTTTATACTGTAACTTATGACAGTTTAGATCAGAACTCTATTCTTTGTTTTTGTACACATACAACCACATTCTTGGTACGGTTATGATTGAAATAAAATAGTACATTCTATTGAAGAAGTAAAGAGAATTACAGATGCACTCCATAGGAGTATTATCAAAACTTGTATTCAGTTTTAGGTGTAATGTTGCATCTTGAGTTTCTAAAACTGCCCATGATGAGTATTATCCTCGCATTAAAAAATAATGAGGATATTATATAGGGTCACATTATTATGGAGGGTAGTGTTATCTAACTTAATCCCACGGTCCTCTTCAAAAGCACACTTATACAGTGGGCCTTAATTACTAAATTGTGTACGCATTGAAGTTGTTAATTCTTAATTCACTAATAGGTTGTTGAAGTTATTTATATTGTATCTCATAAATCTCGATTGCTTCAGCACTTATGTATATGAATTATCTCCTTGGTGAGATGTTTATTCTGTGTTTGCTATTCCATCGATCTTTTGGGACTAAAATATATAAACTGTGCTCATTCATCCACAGGCATGAGCTTTTGCTGTTTGAAGCTCTACGAGAAGGccttgaagaagaaatggatagAGATCCCTGCGTCTGTGTGATGGGTGAGGATGTTGGTCATTATGGAGGTTCATACAAGGTGACCAAAGGCCTGGCTGAGAAGTATGGGGATCTCAGGGTTCTTGACACCCCCATTGCTGAGAACTCCTTCACTGGCATGGGAATTGGTGCTGCCATGACTGGCCTGCGACCAATTGTTGAGGGAATGAACATGGGATTCCTCCTCCTAGCTTTTAACCAGATCTCTAACAATTGTGGGATGCTCCACTACACATCTGGAGGTCAATTTAAAATACCAATTGTCATCCGGGGACCTGGTGGAGTTGGTCGCCAGCTGGGAGCGGAACATTCACAGCGGCTTGAGTCTTATTTCCAATCAATTCCAGGTATTCAAATGGTGGCATGCTCAACAGCTTACAATGCCAAGGGCTTAATGAAGGCTGCTATCAGAAGTGACAACCCGGtgattttatttgagcatgttctACTTTATAACTTGAAGGAGAGGATTCCTGATGAAGAATATGTTTTGAATCTTGAGGAAGCTGAGATGGTTAGACCTGGTGAGCATGTGACCATTCTTACTTATTCGCGGATGAGGTATCATGTAATGCAGGCTGCCAAGACATTGGTGAACAATGGATACGATCCTGAAGTTATTGATATCAGATCGCTGAAGCCATTTGATCTTTACACAATTGGGAATTCAGTGAAGAAGACTCATCGTGTGCTGATTGTGGAGGAGTGCATGCGCACCGGTGGAATTGGTGCCAGCTTGACTGCAGCTATTAACGAAAATTTCCATGACCATTTAGATGCTCCAATTGTTTGTTTGTCGTCACAGGATGTGCCAACCCCATATGCAGGAACCTTGGAGGAATGGACTTTAGTTCAACCTGCGCAGATTGTTTCAGCAGTTGAGCAACTTTGCCTGTAGTTGCAAAGAGAACGGCTCATTTTTTGGTGTGTTTGTAATTTAAGTTGGCAGTTTCACCCTGATGTTGTTGTTCCGTAGCATATTTTGTTACATAGTTCGGTTTTCATCAAGATGGGAGTGATACTTAGGTTCAGACGGGTTGTTATTGTTGGTAGATACTTGTGCCCCTCTGGTCTCATTGCTTTCCCCCCTATTATTCTAAACGATACCAGAGGGTATCAGTTAACTTCTAGTTACCATTGTTGGCGGTGCAAAATGACAAGTTCTCTTCGGTTATATTCCCTCTGATTTGATGCTTTTCGTTTCCTTTtctgttttattttcttctcatcttctagtttttttttttttttcacatgatTATTCACAGATAAAATTTTGGAGTTCAGACATCACACACAAATGAATCAGAAAATTGTAGCATATATTGGATGAGGATCCTCTTTCTTATTGTATTGATTGAAGTTTTGTGTTTGCTAACAAAAGAATAGCTTGAAGTAGTAAGGATTGCAGTCGATTCAAGTCAAATGTGTTTCTTGCAAAGTTTGAACTACCGAAAGATGTTGAAAAATCTCATAAGTGCTCACACTAGATTGAGCTTGTTAAGTCTAGCTTTTAAGCTCAATGCCTCAAActatttggaaggaatttgaggtcTCATAAGTTCAAATGGCACTTGAACTCGAAAACTCGATtgaactcgactcgataaggcttgaACTCGGCTCGTCAATTTTATTAAACGAGTAGAATTTGAGTTAGAAATTTACTCGATTAATTAACGAGCTGAGTAAGTTCGAATCGTATGTAATTCGAGCAGCTCACTTGAGTTCGATAAGGAagaacatatatattattttgacAAGTCAAAAGAatagaaattgaaaattatatgttTTCATTGTGATCAATTTGCATAAGCTCGACACTTGAGCTCgcgtcgagctcggctcgttgtGATAAATGAGTCAAGTTCGAGCTTGAACTCGAGTCATATGTCCCATTTGGCAAGCCAAATTCGAGCACATTTCAAGGTTCATCTGCTTAGTCAAGTGAGTTCGAACTAACCACGAGTTGAGCTCGACAGTCAAATACTTGCTCGATTAACAGCACTAACTCACATGTATAAAacacagaaattttttttaaagaaagatatgaaaaaaaatatattaatgacGTAATTTGCCTGTCAAAGCTGAAGTGGCCTTTATTGTAACAATCTTAGCTAAACGAATTAAGCCCACTGCCAAACGCATTCCACTCCAACCCGATTGATTGATAACTTTCTGCTTTGTTCAAGGAAGCTTTGAGTTTCCGGAGTTCATCTTCATCGTCTTCTCCTTGATTAGTGCTCCTCATTCCCCTTCTCCTCCTGCTGTTCTTCATTGAAGGGTTTTGAAGAAGACAAGTTTGGCCTAGAGATTTTAGCATGGAGGTTAGTTTCTTCGTTGTTCTTGGCGTACTTTTATTGCGTTAATTTGGTGCAGTGGACGGCGGTTGTTTGAATCATGGCTGGAGGCGGCCATGACGAAGCCTTGTGATACCATTTCCATGAAAAAGCCTAGAAATGATGAGATTCTGGGAGTTTAGCCATTGAATTCAATCATCTCATTATTAAATTAATGATCTTTCATATCAATGCTTGCTTGATTCTCATCTTTCTGGACAAATAGGCAGAAAGCAAGGAGAACATCTTGGTGGTCGGTTACATAATGAAGCCTTCTCGGAAAGAAGATTTTGCGAAGGTCAGTTGGGACAAGACTGTGGAAGTCTTTAGGTAGTTTGGAAGATGTATGATTGGATATGGATCTGTTTGGTTTAAGTTGATTTGTTACAAGATTGATTGCGTTGTTGGGTCTGGATGGATCAACAACGATAATGGCCTTTTGAATTTGGTTCATAACTTAGCAGTTATATGTACCCTTGAAAGTTGAATTACGATGTTGCCATATATACGCCTTTGTCATTGTCCGATTACAATGCATGAATAGAAGCACGGAGGAGTAGCTAGctttgatttaattttgatcaaaatgactCTCTGGGATCAAAATGACTCTCTGGGTTCTTCTTATATGTTGAGCTTGTACGTGTCAAATTTATGTCTGCCTATGCCAAAAGATGCTTATTTTCGGTGTTTGGATTTGCAGAGAGGTGCATTCCCTTCACATCCAACGCAAAATGGGTTGATATTTTTGCCCCTTAACTTTGAACTTCCCATATCTTCTCAGTTACAACAAGTAGATGTGCTGCTTCACAAAGCAACAGATGAGATTGTTGATGTTAAAATGAGTAGCAGTTCGGAGTTTGTTGACAAAATTGAGTATACCAAGGGCATGCAGGATTTACAAAGGTAACCTAAACATCATATGGTCACTTATACTTTATGTGACTTAACTTCATGTGGAtgcttttgttttaatttaagagctttataaAGACACATTGTAAAGTTAGAACTATCTAGTTTCAACAATTTTTTCCACGCTGGTCTTTTTAATTAGTATGGAAAGAATCAAGGCCTGACTGCACTCTATCTGACCAGTAATCGACTTTCAAATTTATATCAAGCACCAGCAGAAATGCTTTCAGATATTTATTAGTCCAGAAATCTTTGTAGTTTACTGAACATTTTACCTGTTTTGAGCAAGATGATAAAACTTTTTCTCTAGCGGTTTCCTATGTTCCCTCATGTATCTTGTGCATGTCACATCCATGCCTATTGCATTAAAAAACAGtagtcttttaatttttttcccacTTCTATTTCACTTGAATTATCCTCTGTTTTGTGTACTGCAGATGTTTGAAAAACTTTATCTCCAGCGGTAACCTATGTTGATAAAAGACTATTGTTCTAGCTATTTGGTAATTGCAGATGTTGATAAAAGTATGCGAGAGAAATTTTCAATCTGCTGCTCTTGAATAAAGAAGTAGTTAGCTGCGGTTTATGTATTCTAATTATGAACTTTCCAGGTACACTGAGAGCCATCCAGAATGCTGTGTGATTGATCCATTTCCTAACATTTATCCTGTACTGGATCGGCTTAGAATCCAACAgatcctatttggtttggaaaatcTCTGCATAAAAAGCTGTTACAGAATCAGGGGTCCTCGTTTTCTCAAGGTTGTTTTGCTAGAATATTATCTATGATATGTTTATATCATAAATAATATCTAATCACAGTTAAGAGTATTCTCTATGGTGTATCATTCTAATAGTATGTGCTGTGTATTTCCTGTAAGTTCATCTCACTATCTTAGTATGTTCCGTTTTCTGTTTATTACATTAATGAGAATGTTAAAACTATAATTTACACCTTATCTCCTAACATGTGAAAAACAAGTGACTGCCTTCTTTCTGAAATGTTACTTACAGAAAACATTTGCTGAACATGTGGTGGAAATGAGTGATCTGATTTTGCCTAAGAAATGAAAACACAAGGGTATCAAATTTCGCTTGTCTGAGATTGTCTCTCCTCTTTTGCTTAAACGTCCAAGTAGAGACTAGAAATTCTCTTTGCAGTGCTAATTTTTGGCTTCAATACAGGTTATTCCTTTGAAACTCTTGTTGGAAAAGAAACCAGAGGCTAGTGCTAGCAAAACCTCTATTGGATATGCAGGCCCAAATTTTCCACCTCTTCACTCAGTGGGGTTTGAGATAATTAAGACATTCTAGTCATCTTGAGGTGAAAATTTCGACTAAATAAGTAGATATGTTTAAATATTTTCCCTAATTTACACAAGTAGACTCtttctcaaaaaagaaaaagtttcgGTACATCTCATGGTGCGCTATCCCAATTAATAGTTGTAACACTGTATGCTTTCATGCTAAAATCCTACATATGTGGACAAAAGTACCCACGATGAATATTGGAATAATTTGCCATTCAAAAGAAGAGCGATGAGCCCTGATTAACTTTTTCTGGAGATATTGTAAATCATATAGTATTCCATTTCATGTAGATGCCTGTCAAGGAATAGACTATCAAGACGTAGGAAAGTCATTTGAAACAAACAAATAATGTGTAGACAGGGGGTTGCTCAGGAAATTAGGACTGTGGTCACATAGATTTGAACCTAGATAATTAGGATGCCACCTTTGAGTCTTTCGTA
This Coffea arabica cultivar ET-39 chromosome 3e, Coffea Arabica ET-39 HiFi, whole genome shotgun sequence DNA region includes the following protein-coding sequences:
- the LOC113735210 gene encoding pyruvate dehydrogenase E1 component subunit beta-3, chloroplastic, giving the protein MAAIVQGIGSTAAPCASSNKFLLSSLGSSLLEKKRNFFVVRSDGKCYTGLNQQQRRAQNVVTNAVATKEEKASAAVGSKPGHELLLFEALREGLEEEMDRDPCVCVMGEDVGHYGGSYKVTKGLAEKYGDLRVLDTPIAENSFTGMGIGAAMTGLRPIVEGMNMGFLLLAFNQISNNCGMLHYTSGGQFKIPIVIRGPGGVGRQLGAEHSQRLESYFQSIPGIQMVACSTAYNAKGLMKAAIRSDNPVILFEHVLLYNLKERIPDEEYVLNLEEAEMVRPGEHVTILTYSRMRYHVMQAAKTLVNNGYDPEVIDIRSLKPFDLYTIGNSVKKTHRVLIVEECMRTGGIGASLTAAINENFHDHLDAPIVCLSSQDVPTPYAGTLEEWTLVQPAQIVSAVEQLCL